AAAGAATAGAAAATCAAAAGAAAAAAGATGAAAAAAGAAATGAAGAAGAAAAACAAAAAGCAATCGCTTTAAAAGAAAGATTAGAAAAAGAAAAATTAGTTATCGAAGTTAAAGTTGGAGAAAATGGAAAATTATTTGGTGCTATAACAAATAAAGAAGTTTCAGCTGAATTAGAAAAAAAATTCAATGTAAAAATTGACAGAAAAAAAATAGATTGTAGTATAAAAGCATTAGGAGAACACAAAGCAGTTTTAAAATTACATCCAGAAGTTAAAGCTGAAATGACTGTAGTAACAAAAGGATAGAAATGGAAGATAAAAAAGAATTATTTAAAACTGTTCCAAGTAGTATGGAGGCAGAGAGGTCTGTACTAGGAGGGATATTTTTAAAACCAGATGCTTTTGGAGAAGTCATAGGAGTTGTAGGAAGAGATGATTTCTATAAAGTAGCTCACAGATATATTTTTGAGGCTATGAGTGAATGTTATAGCAATCAAGAGAGTATTGACCCAGTTTTGATATTAGAAAAACTTAGAAAAATGGGAAAATGTGATGAGATTAACGGCGAAGAACTTTTGATGGAGATAATCAAAGGTGTACCGACAGCTGCTAATCTTATGTCCTATGCAAAAATAGTTAAAGAGAAAGCACTTCTTAGAAAACTTGGAGAGGCTGGAACAAAAATTGTTGA
This Fusobacterium perfoetens DNA region includes the following protein-coding sequences:
- the rplI gene encoding 50S ribosomal protein L9, with translation MAKIQVILTQDVAGQGRKGDLISVSDGYAKNFILKNNKGIIATAEELKRIENQKKKDEKRNEEEKQKAIALKERLEKEKLVIEVKVGENGKLFGAITNKEVSAELEKKFNVKIDRKKIDCSIKALGEHKAVLKLHPEVKAEMTVVTKG